In Candidatus Binatia bacterium, one DNA window encodes the following:
- the rpoN gene encoding RNA polymerase factor sigma-54: protein MAYEQKIGLSRRLTQSLVITPQLKHAIKILQLSRADLETLVQEEVEQNPTLEEVAEGQEDREAEIEDVTPDERMPELIDPVSGEEPLPPKDETPTELAPEESNLGDINWDEYLSDYANNFTQGSLSAGSGSDYDEDKRPSIENTLTRASSLADHLTWQLRMGDFTQQEQALGDVLIGNLDDNGYLEVSLEDAAFEAGVDLEFAEKTLRKLQDFDPPGVFARDLRECLLIQLRQLGQEDSLAAKIVADHLSLVEAKRFDKLAKELKVKLEQVAEAVKVISSLEPKPGRNYSNTETRYVTPDVFVHKMDGEYVVSLNDDGLPRLRVSNSYRRLLADADGAPDAKSYIREKLSAAQWLIRSIHQRQSTLYKVTNSIVRFQRDFFDHGVKALRPLVLKDVANDIGMHESTVSRATANKYVHTPQGTLELKYFFTSSIRSTDGEGVSAESVKEKIRSIIESEDPRRPYSDQHIAQALASENIEIARRTVAKYREIMGILPSSRRRQMA from the coding sequence ATGGCATACGAGCAGAAGATCGGACTTTCCCGCAGGCTCACGCAAAGCCTCGTCATCACCCCGCAGCTCAAGCACGCAATCAAGATCCTTCAGCTCTCGCGCGCGGATCTGGAAACCCTGGTGCAGGAGGAGGTCGAGCAGAATCCGACGCTCGAGGAGGTCGCGGAGGGACAGGAGGATCGCGAGGCCGAGATCGAGGACGTGACGCCCGACGAGCGGATGCCCGAGCTCATCGATCCGGTCTCCGGCGAAGAGCCGCTCCCGCCCAAGGACGAGACGCCGACCGAGCTCGCTCCCGAGGAATCGAACCTCGGTGACATCAACTGGGACGAGTACCTCTCCGACTACGCGAACAACTTCACGCAGGGATCGCTGTCGGCCGGCAGCGGCAGCGACTACGACGAGGACAAGCGTCCGAGCATCGAGAACACGCTGACGCGCGCGTCCTCGCTCGCCGACCACCTCACCTGGCAGCTCCGCATGGGCGACTTCACGCAGCAGGAGCAGGCGCTCGGTGACGTGCTGATCGGCAACCTCGACGACAACGGCTACCTCGAGGTGTCGCTCGAGGACGCGGCCTTCGAGGCCGGCGTCGATCTCGAGTTCGCGGAGAAGACGCTGCGCAAGCTGCAGGACTTCGATCCGCCCGGCGTGTTCGCGCGCGACCTGCGCGAGTGCCTGCTGATCCAGCTCCGTCAGCTCGGCCAGGAGGACTCGCTCGCGGCGAAGATCGTCGCCGACCACCTGTCGCTGGTCGAGGCGAAGCGCTTCGACAAGCTCGCGAAGGAGCTCAAGGTCAAGCTCGAGCAGGTCGCGGAAGCCGTCAAGGTGATCTCGTCGCTCGAGCCGAAGCCTGGCCGCAACTACTCGAACACCGAGACGCGCTACGTCACGCCCGACGTCTTCGTGCACAAGATGGACGGCGAGTACGTCGTGTCGCTGAACGACGACGGGCTGCCGCGGCTGCGCGTGAGCAACAGCTACCGTCGTCTCCTCGCCGACGCCGACGGCGCGCCGGACGCGAAGAGCTACATCCGCGAGAAGCTGTCCGCGGCGCAATGGCTGATCCGCTCGATCCACCAGCGTCAGAGCACGCTGTACAAGGTCACGAACTCGATCGTTCGCTTCCAGCGCGACTTCTTCGACCACGGCGTCAAGGCGCTGCGTCCGCTCGTGCTGAAGGACGTCGCCAACGACATCGGCATGCACGAGTCGACGGTGAGCCGCGCCACCGCGAACAAGTACGTCCACACCCCGCAGGGCACCCTCGAGCTCAAGTACTTCTTCACCTCGAGCATCCGCTCGACCGACGGCGAAGGCGTCTCTGCCGAGTCGGTGAAGGAGAAGATCCGGAGCATCATCGAGTCGGAGGACCCGCGCCGGCCGTACAGCGATCAGCACATCGCGCAGGCGCTCGCCTCGGAGAACATCGAGATCGCGCGCCGCACGGTGGCGAAGTACCGCGAGATCATGGGGATCTTGCCGTCTTCGAGACGGAGGCAGATGGCGTGA
- the raiA gene encoding ribosome-associated translation inhibitor RaiA, with protein sequence MKTKSVPITVTFRHIAPSDALRSYAEKKLKHVALMPGIVDAHVTLTADAHRRQSAEIVLYGSHSVLKAVEETDDLYAAIDLAVAKIDAQVRKARGRVIQAPRRGSAAVRRSGASAAPA encoded by the coding sequence GTGAAGACGAAATCCGTGCCGATTACCGTGACGTTCCGCCACATCGCTCCGAGCGACGCGCTGCGCAGCTACGCCGAGAAGAAGCTGAAGCACGTGGCGCTGATGCCCGGCATCGTCGACGCGCACGTGACCCTCACGGCGGATGCGCACCGTCGCCAGTCGGCCGAGATCGTCCTGTACGGCTCGCACTCGGTCTTGAAGGCGGTCGAGGAGACGGACGACCTGTACGCGGCGATCGATCTCGCGGTGGCGAAGATCGACGCGCAGGTCCGGAAGGCACGCGGGCGGGTGATCCAGGCGCCGCGTCGCGGCTCGGCGGCGGTACGCCGCTCCGGAGCTTCGGCGGCGCCGGCATGA
- a CDS encoding PTS sugar transporter subunit IIA, translated as MTITDILTADRVLPELKGTTKEAVLQELAGLLSREIPHADADKLVSVLRERERLNSTAIGDGIAIPHGRLSGTRSVVAGFARSTQGVDFDSVDRRPTHLFFVLIAPDDAAAMHLKALARISRLLKDKAFREKLLALKTREELYDAIVAEDAKF; from the coding sequence ATGACCATCACCGACATCCTCACCGCCGACCGCGTCCTGCCGGAGCTCAAAGGCACCACGAAGGAAGCGGTGCTGCAAGAGCTCGCCGGGCTGCTGAGCCGCGAGATCCCGCACGCCGACGCCGACAAGCTGGTGTCCGTGCTGCGCGAGCGCGAGCGCCTCAACAGCACGGCGATCGGCGACGGCATCGCGATCCCGCACGGGCGACTGTCGGGCACGCGCAGCGTCGTCGCGGGCTTCGCGCGCAGCACGCAGGGCGTCGACTTCGACTCGGTCGACCGCCGCCCGACGCACCTCTTCTTCGTCCTGATCGCGCCCGACGACGCGGCCGCGATGCACCTGAAGGCGCTCGCCCGCATCTCGCGGCTCCTCAAGGACAAGGCCTTCCGCGAGAAGCTGCTCGCGCTGAAGACGCGCGAAGAGCTCTACGATGCGATCGTCGCCGAAGACGCGAAGTTCTGA